Proteins from one Chloroflexota bacterium genomic window:
- a CDS encoding SpoIID/LytB domain-containing protein: MDLASYPRPATDTGIGFHWFPDTQHDDRAWLKRFGPTLKTLGASWLTLPSGVSNPVPEHFIAGLQDRAIEPVVHLWTPFVAPVAEADLARAARHLANAGVRYVFIYDRPNQMGQWTKWPADSAPEAFMDLALPALETLAREEPLIPLLSPLQPGGDYHDLRFLDRCLEILAAKASANLKDKLGIAIHNFTSNKPLTWGHGASQAWPATRPGICPEGSEDHTGYCLHEWYHEIALRRLGRAALMVAAANGPILGDRAHVAHPPVDAARHAAYAAEMARSIMAGESPYYLANTAFWLLVAEDGDPFAAHRWYKPDGTPVLRETIQALADLPKRARTVPSVPATVSVLLEDGSTVTMELEDYVKGCVPRELPASSPMEALKAQAIAARTFAARAVQQPRHGATAVCTTSHCQNWSPKHSARSDKAVDETRGIVLTFGDELIGAYYFAHCDGHTRNSEEVWRAALPYCRSVPCICGNVKMYGHGVGMCQEGAIRMAQQGALAHEILTHYYRSVRVQRADGTPFTE; encoded by the coding sequence ATGGACCTGGCATCCTACCCGCGTCCGGCAACCGACACGGGAATCGGGTTTCACTGGTTCCCCGATACGCAGCACGACGATCGCGCCTGGCTCAAGCGGTTCGGTCCCACCCTGAAGACGCTTGGGGCGAGTTGGCTCACGCTGCCCAGCGGCGTCAGCAACCCCGTGCCCGAGCACTTCATCGCGGGCCTCCAAGACCGGGCCATTGAGCCGGTGGTGCACCTCTGGACACCCTTCGTCGCGCCCGTAGCAGAAGCCGACTTGGCCCGAGCGGCGCGCCATTTGGCCAACGCGGGCGTGCGCTACGTGTTCATCTACGACCGCCCCAACCAGATGGGCCAGTGGACGAAATGGCCCGCCGACAGCGCCCCTGAAGCCTTCATGGACCTGGCGCTTCCTGCGCTGGAGACGCTGGCGCGGGAGGAGCCGCTCATCCCGCTCCTCTCGCCACTCCAACCCGGCGGCGACTACCACGACCTGCGGTTTCTGGACCGCTGCCTGGAGATTCTGGCGGCGAAAGCCAGCGCGAATCTCAAAGACAAACTCGGCATCGCCATCCACAACTTCACCAGCAACAAGCCGCTCACATGGGGACACGGCGCAAGCCAGGCGTGGCCCGCCACCCGCCCCGGCATCTGCCCCGAAGGCAGCGAAGACCACACAGGCTACTGCCTGCACGAATGGTACCACGAGATCGCCCTGCGGCGGCTGGGGCGCGCGGCGCTGATGGTGGCCGCGGCCAACGGCCCCATCCTCGGCGACCGCGCGCATGTGGCCCATCCGCCCGTGGATGCCGCTCGCCACGCCGCCTATGCCGCCGAGATGGCCCGAAGCATCATGGCGGGAGAGTCGCCCTACTACCTGGCCAACACGGCTTTTTGGCTCCTCGTGGCCGAGGACGGCGACCCGTTCGCGGCGCACCGCTGGTACAAGCCCGACGGCACACCCGTGCTGCGCGAAACCATCCAGGCGCTGGCCGACCTGCCCAAGCGCGCGCGGACGGTGCCCTCCGTCCCGGCCACGGTGTCGGTCCTCCTGGAAGACGGCAGCACCGTAACGATGGAACTTGAAGATTATGTCAAGGGTTGCGTGCCGAGGGAACTCCCTGCTAGCAGCCCCATGGAGGCGCTCAAGGCCCAGGCCATTGCGGCCCGCACATTTGCCGCCCGCGCCGTTCAGCAACCGCGCCACGGCGCGACGGCAGTCTGCACCACCTCGCACTGCCAGAACTGGTCGCCCAAGCATAGCGCGCGCTCGGACAAGGCAGTGGACGAGACGCGCGGCATCGTCCTTACCTTCGGCGATGAACTCATCGGCGCGTACTACTTCGCCCATTGCGACGGCCACACGCGCAACAGCGAAGAGGTCTGGCGCGCCGCCCTGCCCTATTGCAGGAGCGTCCCCTGCATCTGCGGCAACGTGAAGATGTACGGCCACGGTGTGGGCATGTGCCAGGAAGGAGCCATCCGCATGGCCCAGCAAGGCGCTCTGGCCCACGAGATACTCACCCATTATTATAGAAGCGTGCGCGTTCAGCGGGCAGACGGCACCCCATTTACGGAGTAA
- a CDS encoding LysM peptidoglycan-binding domain-containing protein: MNARIRAILMAAVCVLAVGLLLAGCTRPKPTPSPTPQPTPPQGLTPAATAAPGMPTLTPTPMASPAASEATATPTPEPFLPPEPTATPAPQLPEPTPEPGTSTYTVQPGDTLYGIAARFGTTVNELAALNNLAPDALLMAGQVLVIPGGATNPPNVHIVQAGENLYRIALRYGITWQELAQLNGITDPTTLRAGQRLVLPAGATGTQPTTPSGTRTHVVQPGDTLYGIAARYGVSAQALAQANGLTLSSYIYPGQTLIIP, encoded by the coding sequence ATGAATGCGCGAATCCGGGCCATCCTCATGGCGGCTGTGTGCGTGCTGGCCGTCGGACTATTGCTCGCGGGCTGCACAAGGCCCAAGCCAACCCCATCGCCCACCCCCCAACCCACGCCGCCCCAGGGGCTGACGCCCGCCGCGACCGCTGCACCCGGCATGCCCACGCTCACGCCGACGCCCATGGCCTCGCCCGCCGCTTCCGAGGCAACGGCAACACCCACGCCGGAGCCATTCCTGCCGCCGGAGCCCACCGCCACGCCCGCGCCCCAACTCCCGGAACCGACGCCGGAACCCGGAACGTCCACCTACACCGTCCAGCCCGGCGACACGCTCTACGGCATCGCGGCGCGCTTCGGCACCACGGTGAACGAACTGGCCGCCCTCAACAACCTGGCGCCCGACGCGCTCCTCATGGCCGGCCAGGTCCTCGTCATCCCGGGCGGCGCCACCAACCCGCCCAACGTGCACATCGTCCAGGCCGGCGAGAACCTGTACCGCATCGCGCTGCGCTACGGCATCACGTGGCAGGAACTGGCCCAACTCAACGGCATCACCGACCCGACGACGTTGCGCGCGGGCCAGCGGCTCGTCCTGCCCGCCGGCGCGACGGGAACCCAGCCCACGACGCCATCCGGCACCCGCACCCATGTCGTCCAGCCCGGCGACACGCTCTATGGCATCGCAGCGCGCTACGGCGTGAGCGCTCAGGCCCTGGCCCAGGCCAACGGCCTCACGCTCAGCAGTTACATCTACCCAGGCCAGACGCTCATCATCCCGTAG
- a CDS encoding phosphoglucomutase/phosphomannomutase family protein encodes MPIKFGTDGWRAVISDEFTFANVRHVSQAIADHILKDRMNGEPHPHPLVIVGFDTRFLSDRYAAEVARVLAGNGIRVYLSKSDCPTPAVSHAIRRMGATGGVMVTASHNPPRYNGIKYKASFGGSAMPAETAQIEAHLQANLASGRQPVLADWAIEQGVLPPQPSGAEITRFDPMPDYLAHVRSLINLDVIARSGLRVLIDPMYGAGRGYMRALLAEAGLVADEIHGEMNPGFGGIHPEPISRNLGDLIRTVRNGYDIGLATDGDADRIGAVDHLGNFVDPHAIIALALRHLVENRGMHGCVVKTVSTSEMVARLARRYGLPLYETPVGFNYICDHMLDKDVLIGGEESGGISIKGHLPVGDGILMGLLLLEIVASNGKSLRELVDDLQRTVGPFRYARHDLRTRPFVKSELVRALKASVPAQLAGLPVRAVDDSDGIKYRLQDDSWLLIRPSGTEPVLRIYAEAPTAEIVQALLAEGGRMAQAHL; translated from the coding sequence ATGCCCATCAAGTTCGGAACCGACGGTTGGCGAGCCGTCATCAGCGACGAATTCACCTTCGCCAACGTGCGCCACGTATCCCAAGCCATCGCCGACCACATCCTCAAGGATCGGATGAACGGCGAGCCGCATCCTCATCCCCTTGTCATCGTCGGGTTTGACACCCGCTTTCTCTCCGACCGGTATGCGGCAGAAGTGGCTCGCGTCCTGGCCGGCAACGGCATCCGCGTGTACCTGAGCAAATCGGACTGCCCCACACCCGCCGTGTCCCACGCCATCCGTCGGATGGGGGCCACGGGCGGCGTCATGGTAACCGCCAGCCACAACCCCCCGCGCTACAACGGCATCAAGTACAAGGCTTCCTTCGGCGGATCTGCCATGCCTGCCGAGACCGCCCAGATTGAAGCGCACCTCCAGGCCAACCTGGCATCGGGACGCCAGCCCGTGCTGGCCGACTGGGCCATAGAGCAGGGGGTGCTCCCGCCCCAGCCCAGCGGCGCGGAAATCACCCGCTTTGACCCCATGCCCGACTACCTGGCGCACGTGCGCTCGCTCATCAACCTGGACGTCATCGCCCGCTCGGGCCTGCGCGTGCTCATAGACCCCATGTATGGCGCAGGTCGCGGGTACATGCGCGCCCTCCTCGCCGAGGCCGGGCTTGTGGCCGACGAAATCCACGGCGAGATGAACCCAGGCTTCGGCGGCATCCACCCCGAACCCATCAGCCGCAACCTGGGCGATCTCATACGCACCGTGCGCAACGGCTACGACATCGGCCTGGCCACCGACGGCGACGCCGACCGCATCGGCGCTGTGGATCACCTCGGCAACTTCGTGGACCCGCACGCCATCATCGCGTTGGCCCTGCGCCACCTGGTGGAGAACCGAGGCATGCACGGCTGCGTCGTCAAGACTGTCTCCACCAGCGAGATGGTGGCCCGCCTGGCTCGCCGCTACGGCCTCCCCCTGTACGAAACGCCCGTGGGCTTCAACTACATCTGCGACCACATGCTGGACAAGGACGTCCTCATCGGCGGCGAAGAGAGCGGCGGAATCAGCATCAAGGGCCACCTGCCCGTCGGCGACGGCATCCTGATGGGCCTGCTCCTGCTGGAAATCGTGGCGTCCAACGGCAAGTCGCTGCGCGAACTGGTGGACGACCTGCAGCGCACCGTCGGCCCGTTCCGGTATGCTCGCCACGACCTGCGCACCAGGCCCTTCGTCAAGTCCGAATTGGTGCGCGCCCTCAAGGCCAGTGTCCCCGCCCAACTCGCCGGACTGCCCGTGCGCGCCGTGGACGACAGCGACGGCATCAAGTACCGCCTGCAAGACGATTCGTGGCTGCTCATCCGCCCGTCGGGCACGGAGCCGGTGCTGCGCATCTACGCCGAAGCCCCCACCGCCGAGATAGTGCAGGCCCTGCTGGCCGAGGGTGGGCGCATGGCCCAGGCGCACCTGTAG
- a CDS encoding DNRLRE domain-containing protein: MALQGRPTPPDPRWAVPVHVTVHLPGDPIPAYQAHLDTDESGNFLMENLQPGTYDVAVRNWHTLWNRIGNVVLASGINSVNLGTLKEGDASQDNVVDVTDFSLLAMSLLKRRGDTGFINTTDFNEDGTTDVSDFSLLAMNILQSGAAVTPVAVRMTPKASAPEATCSDQVNLYFSPSSKTVLLNESFTIKVRVNPVAHQGISGVQARITFDPIILQLVSVTDSGPLDFLGGSGLQIGSNYVQFVMGTLETPVTNDFSLIDLNFKALTPGTSTQQFTALSGGEPIKATGPDCTTGFALYTPSGSVTVLAATPTPVATAKPTYTPTPPLPPGESEIVLQYGKDGYTQMWDTYISGWNETNNYGQEWTMKVRTGDVRQPLLKFDLSPVPAGANVTGAHLDLYVTDGTVHALDVGAYKLLRPWAENEATWILARANDRWSVPGCGDVGTDRADTAVYTQTVHGAVGYWYSWDVTSLVRDWLAEPSQNHGLILRGGGSTSTEYTIAAAQHPTQAWHPKLVIRYTLTTPTPTPTATPTSTPKHTPTPTATPTATPPWGGIEGIVFHDLNADGLYQWGEPPLAGALITLRTDAGVQIATRLTQSSGRYSFPYLDPGTYYVTETDPPGYTSTANVFRITVIPNWMFVINFADYPAGGSSPTPTPTATVAMTPTPTPTATATATATPTTTATATPHNTPRARLWLPHVARGQ; this comes from the coding sequence GTGGCCCTGCAGGGCCGCCCCACCCCGCCCGACCCGCGCTGGGCCGTGCCGGTACACGTTACGGTGCACCTGCCGGGCGACCCCATCCCCGCCTACCAGGCCCACCTGGACACCGACGAGAGCGGCAACTTCCTGATGGAGAACCTGCAGCCGGGAACCTACGACGTGGCCGTGCGCAACTGGCACACCTTGTGGAATCGCATTGGCAATGTAGTCCTCGCTTCGGGCATCAACTCCGTGAACCTGGGGACGCTGAAGGAAGGCGACGCGAGTCAGGATAACGTGGTTGATGTCACTGACTTCTCGCTTCTGGCAATGTCGTTGCTCAAGAGGCGAGGAGACACGGGCTTCATCAACACGACGGACTTCAATGAAGATGGAACGACGGATGTCAGTGACTTCTCGTTGCTGGCAATGAACATCCTTCAATCCGGTGCGGCAGTGACGCCTGTGGCGGTCCGGATGACACCGAAGGCTTCCGCGCCAGAAGCCACATGCTCCGATCAGGTGAATCTCTATTTCTCGCCGAGTTCCAAGACTGTTCTACTTAATGAGTCTTTTACGATCAAGGTGCGCGTAAACCCGGTCGCGCATCAGGGTATATCCGGCGTCCAGGCCAGGATCACGTTCGACCCGATTATCCTTCAACTCGTCTCAGTGACAGATTCGGGGCCGTTGGACTTCCTAGGCGGCAGCGGATTGCAGATTGGCAGCAACTATGTTCAGTTTGTCATGGGCACGTTGGAGACGCCCGTGACCAACGACTTCTCGCTGATCGACCTGAACTTCAAGGCCCTGACGCCCGGCACCAGTACGCAGCAATTCACTGCCCTCTCTGGGGGAGAGCCCATCAAAGCCACAGGGCCTGACTGCACAACGGGATTCGCCCTGTACACGCCATCCGGCTCCGTTACCGTCCTCGCCGCCACGCCCACGCCGGTCGCCACGGCCAAGCCCACCTACACGCCCACGCCGCCCCTCCCGCCGGGCGAATCCGAAATCGTCCTGCAGTACGGCAAGGACGGCTACACGCAGATGTGGGACACCTACATCTCGGGTTGGAACGAAACCAACAACTATGGCCAGGAGTGGACCATGAAGGTCCGCACGGGCGACGTGCGTCAGCCGCTCCTGAAGTTTGACCTCTCGCCTGTTCCGGCGGGGGCCAATGTAACAGGCGCCCACCTGGACCTGTACGTAACCGACGGCACGGTCCACGCCCTGGACGTAGGCGCGTACAAACTCCTGCGGCCCTGGGCCGAGAACGAAGCCACGTGGATTCTGGCGCGGGCCAACGACCGGTGGAGCGTCCCAGGGTGTGGCGACGTGGGCACCGACCGCGCCGACACCGCCGTGTACACGCAGACCGTGCACGGGGCCGTCGGGTACTGGTATTCGTGGGACGTAACGTCGCTGGTGCGCGACTGGCTCGCCGAGCCGTCGCAGAATCACGGCCTCATCCTGCGCGGCGGAGGCTCCACCAGCACCGAGTACACCATCGCGGCCGCCCAGCACCCCACCCAGGCGTGGCATCCCAAACTGGTGATCCGCTACACGCTCACGACGCCGACGCCCACGCCCACGGCAACGCCCACCTCCACGCCGAAACACACCCCCACGCCGACCGCCACGCCCACGGCCACCCCGCCCTGGGGCGGAATTGAGGGCATCGTGTTCCACGACCTGAACGCCGACGGCTTGTATCAGTGGGGCGAGCCCCCGTTGGCCGGCGCGCTCATCACCCTGCGCACCGACGCTGGCGTGCAGATTGCCACCCGCCTGACCCAGTCCAGCGGGCGCTACTCGTTCCCGTACCTGGATCCGGGCACCTACTACGTAACCGAGACCGACCCGCCCGGGTACACGTCCACGGCCAACGTGTTCCGCATCACCGTGATACCCAACTGGATGTTCGTCATCAACTTCGCCGACTATCCGGCGGGCGGATCATCTCCAACCCCGACGCCAACGGCCACCGTCGCGATGACGCCCACGCCCACACCGACCGCCACGGCGACGGCGACCGCTACACCGACCACCACGGCGACGGCCACGCCACACAACACGCCGAGGGCGCGGTTGTGGCTGCCACACGTGGCCCGCGGACAATGA
- a CDS encoding DNRLRE domain-containing protein — protein MSAHLRRQPHRWLSAAIAAAAMGLLALFVGASLAASTAAESGAWRLSYQLDYSGVPDWVTHRDITLRIRVGESVTALSAETAAGAVSHVYDPISGVAIITTDAPTLTVRLAADAVPADFGAVSTAPLMHDKLWAYSITADDGYASAYEHLLAILGRYNYRGSVAVIGTNLGKTVNGVRYLNPEELQALFAAGWGVTNHTYSHKYFADYPNEAALVADVQWNNAVISDTLDGFQPRIFTSPFTEPQFAPVIRANRGTLGLYLVQHLGWRINYVDPPTFLTTDYFWTTGRDRIEEWHYDDAHQRALANGGTPLWLTHHVHDEAGLDPICNAVEIGTDYLYYHYGAGGTDEVWVAPAQEVYEYLVTRAAIGVSLLAAEPDDFTAILPAPNITPTPTPLPTLYTRTFYPVADTTLSAEQWYDNFGEDHTLRVRTKRDLPSVKAAPIRFDLSSIPTYATVITAELRLYSLSQSNTAWLCLDLYRLNRPWDERQATWDRATADALWAVPGANGVPHDREGTLATVRCWVQSVDRWYTMNGKTLAQYWVNNPDKNDGVLVKPSGGSSVEYQFVSREGEPDKRPQLIVSYVLPDNAPTPAPPTATPEYAWPLKMRVLSTTSTEGFAYNVRARGGYAFIANGSLGNMRVVDARIPASPVLLPKDPKTTAGGIAHSVFLLGNLALTGERTGGMRIYDITDPDSAAFVTRFLTSGSAKGVAAYGNTAYIADEYSGLQIVNITNPRSPTLIKTFNMSNFFTEAVDTDGSYAYVAARQGLFVINVKNPYSPRYEGSIPLPGYPYAVQKIGNLAYVACGGSGEIPSKEGGLQIVDVSTPNALRVVGSYRPSTPVLGVRVAGNRAYLAAYDGGIVVLDVTEPASPVLLGEADTPGQAWGIDVENDLAYVADGAAGLTIVDVGPVPTPTPTATPSLTPTETPTPTPTWTPTETPTPTSTETPTATPTATPTLTPRPSYRLILPLIWRGAESPARSQAKAQSLPELAGAQALYGSEADRFGVGVNPVYGRITDYDVARLHIGWYSDWSYSVNPPHPANLDYVHVVSVHHDKYPPDWNRLAQAIAANPGALWIIGNEPEGVWQGNRTPAEYALIYGTLYRFIKARDHTAQVAIGGVIEPTPLRLQWLDQVMAEYQALYGQKMPVDVWNIHVQILREKGPWPGCPDCWGAGVPVGLTGVTQGRLYEIEDNADPAIFRQLVREFRQWMNARGERDKPLIISEYGVLMPSDYLAPTVEEGDLIVKHFMTETFDFLRTAVDANVGYPADGNRLVQRWLWYSLNDSPDNFNGGLFRHDDPSQITQFGEHFAQYTAPLQWPFTDLAVRSVVLTPNVLQSTPLTLTARAEILNLGTQATGPFIVAFYEGNPQSGGVLKAQVLVAGAAARYDAAPVIAEASWLTAPGIPGQAREVYVVADSAGAIGESNEANNMGMRAVTAHAPFARYLPVALRRY, from the coding sequence TTGAGCGCGCATCTACGCAGGCAACCCCATCGCTGGCTATCCGCTGCCATCGCCGCTGCGGCCATGGGCCTGCTCGCCCTTTTCGTCGGCGCATCCCTGGCGGCGTCCACGGCGGCAGAGAGCGGCGCGTGGCGCTTGTCTTACCAACTGGACTACAGCGGCGTGCCCGACTGGGTAACCCATCGCGACATCACCTTGCGCATCCGCGTGGGCGAGAGCGTAACCGCCCTGTCCGCCGAAACAGCCGCGGGAGCCGTCTCCCACGTGTACGACCCCATCTCCGGCGTGGCGATCATCACCACCGACGCCCCGACGCTCACGGTCCGCCTTGCCGCCGATGCCGTGCCCGCCGATTTCGGCGCGGTCTCCACGGCCCCGCTCATGCACGACAAACTCTGGGCCTACAGCATCACCGCCGACGACGGCTACGCATCCGCCTATGAGCATCTGCTCGCCATCCTGGGCCGCTACAACTATCGCGGCTCCGTGGCCGTCATCGGCACCAACCTGGGCAAGACGGTGAACGGAGTGCGCTACCTCAACCCAGAGGAATTGCAGGCGCTCTTCGCCGCGGGTTGGGGCGTAACCAACCACACCTACAGCCACAAATACTTCGCCGACTATCCCAACGAGGCGGCTCTTGTGGCCGACGTGCAATGGAACAACGCCGTCATCAGCGATACCCTGGACGGATTCCAGCCGCGGATTTTTACGTCGCCGTTCACCGAGCCCCAGTTCGCGCCGGTGATTCGGGCCAACCGCGGCACGCTGGGCCTGTACCTGGTGCAGCACCTGGGCTGGCGTATCAACTACGTGGACCCGCCGACCTTCCTCACGACGGACTACTTCTGGACCACCGGCCGCGACCGCATTGAGGAATGGCACTACGACGACGCCCACCAGCGCGCCCTGGCGAACGGCGGCACACCCCTGTGGCTGACCCATCACGTTCACGACGAGGCGGGCCTGGACCCCATCTGCAACGCGGTGGAAATCGGCACGGACTATCTCTACTACCATTATGGCGCGGGCGGCACCGACGAGGTCTGGGTCGCGCCTGCCCAGGAAGTGTACGAGTACCTGGTTACCAGAGCCGCTATTGGCGTGTCGCTGCTGGCAGCGGAACCGGACGACTTTACCGCCATCTTGCCCGCGCCCAACATCACGCCGACGCCCACGCCCCTGCCCACGCTGTACACGCGCACCTTCTACCCCGTCGCCGACACCACCCTCAGCGCCGAGCAGTGGTACGACAACTTTGGCGAAGACCACACCCTCCGCGTGCGCACCAAGCGGGACCTGCCCAGCGTCAAGGCCGCGCCCATCCGCTTTGACCTCTCGTCCATTCCAACCTACGCCACGGTTATCACGGCGGAACTTCGGCTCTACAGCCTGAGCCAGAGCAATACAGCCTGGCTGTGCCTGGACCTGTACCGCCTGAACCGCCCGTGGGACGAGCGACAGGCCACCTGGGACCGCGCCACCGCAGACGCGCTGTGGGCCGTCCCTGGTGCCAACGGCGTGCCCCACGACCGCGAGGGGACGCTGGCGACCGTCCGCTGCTGGGTGCAAAGCGTGGACCGTTGGTACACCATGAACGGCAAAACGCTGGCCCAATACTGGGTCAACAACCCGGACAAGAACGACGGCGTCTTGGTCAAACCAAGCGGCGGCTCATCGGTGGAATACCAATTCGTGTCGCGTGAGGGCGAACCCGACAAGCGGCCCCAACTGATCGTGTCCTACGTGCTGCCCGACAATGCCCCCACGCCGGCGCCGCCCACGGCCACGCCCGAATACGCCTGGCCGCTCAAAATGCGCGTCCTGTCCACGACGAGCACCGAAGGGTTCGCCTACAACGTGCGCGCCAGGGGCGGCTACGCCTTCATCGCCAACGGGTCGCTGGGCAACATGCGCGTGGTGGATGCGCGCATTCCCGCATCACCCGTCCTGCTGCCGAAGGACCCCAAAACCACCGCGGGCGGCATCGCCCACAGCGTCTTCCTGCTGGGGAACCTGGCGCTCACCGGTGAGCGCACGGGGGGCATGCGCATCTACGACATCACGGACCCCGACAGCGCCGCCTTCGTAACCCGATTCCTCACCAGCGGGTCGGCCAAGGGCGTGGCCGCCTACGGCAACACCGCCTACATCGCCGACGAGTACAGCGGCCTGCAAATCGTCAACATCACCAACCCGCGCAGCCCTACGCTCATCAAAACGTTCAACATGAGCAACTTCTTCACCGAGGCGGTGGACACGGATGGCTCCTATGCCTATGTGGCCGCGCGGCAGGGCCTCTTCGTCATCAACGTCAAGAACCCGTACTCGCCGCGCTACGAAGGCAGCATCCCACTTCCGGGCTACCCCTACGCCGTGCAGAAGATAGGCAACCTGGCCTATGTGGCGTGCGGCGGCAGCGGCGAAATCCCGTCCAAAGAAGGCGGCCTGCAAATCGTGGATGTCTCCACCCCCAACGCGCTCCGCGTGGTTGGCTCCTACCGTCCGAGCACGCCTGTACTGGGAGTCCGCGTCGCCGGCAACCGCGCCTACCTGGCCGCTTATGACGGGGGCATCGTCGTGTTGGACGTAACCGAGCCCGCCAGTCCGGTCCTCCTGGGCGAAGCCGACACGCCCGGCCAGGCCTGGGGCATTGATGTGGAGAACGACCTGGCCTACGTGGCCGACGGCGCAGCGGGCCTCACCATCGTGGATGTGGGACCTGTTCCCACGCCCACACCGACCGCCACTCCGTCGCTCACACCCACCGAGACCCCAACCCCCACACCCACGTGGACGCCGACCGAGACCCCAACTCCCACGTCAACCGAAACACCCACCGCCACGCCGACGGCAACGCCCACCCTTACGCCGCGACCGTCCTATCGGCTCATCCTGCCCCTCATCTGGCGCGGCGCGGAAAGCCCGGCCCGCTCACAGGCCAAAGCGCAGAGCCTCCCCGAACTGGCCGGGGCGCAGGCCCTCTACGGCTCCGAGGCCGACCGCTTTGGCGTCGGCGTCAACCCCGTGTACGGGCGCATCACCGACTACGACGTGGCGCGGTTGCACATCGGCTGGTACTCCGACTGGTCCTACAGCGTCAACCCGCCGCATCCCGCCAACCTGGACTACGTCCACGTCGTCTCGGTGCACCACGACAAGTACCCGCCGGACTGGAACCGCCTGGCCCAGGCCATCGCCGCCAACCCGGGCGCGCTCTGGATCATCGGCAACGAGCCGGAAGGCGTGTGGCAGGGCAACCGCACGCCCGCCGAATATGCGCTCATCTACGGCACGCTCTACCGCTTCATCAAGGCCCGCGACCACACGGCCCAGGTCGCCATCGGTGGCGTCATTGAGCCGACCCCGCTGCGGCTTCAGTGGCTGGACCAGGTGATGGCGGAGTATCAGGCGCTGTACGGCCAGAAAATGCCGGTGGACGTGTGGAACATCCACGTGCAAATCCTGCGCGAGAAAGGCCCGTGGCCGGGCTGTCCCGACTGCTGGGGCGCGGGCGTTCCCGTGGGCCTGACGGGCGTAACCCAGGGGCGCTTGTACGAGATTGAAGACAACGCCGACCCGGCCATCTTCCGCCAACTGGTGCGCGAGTTCCGCCAGTGGATGAACGCCCGCGGCGAGCGCGACAAACCGCTCATCATCTCCGAGTACGGGGTGCTGATGCCGTCGGACTACCTGGCCCCGACCGTAGAAGAAGGCGACCTGATAGTGAAGCATTTCATGACCGAGACTTTTGACTTCCTGCGCACGGCTGTGGACGCAAACGTTGGCTACCCTGCTGACGGCAACCGCCTCGTCCAGCGCTGGCTCTGGTATAGCCTGAACGACTCGCCGGACAACTTCAATGGCGGCCTGTTTCGTCACGACGACCCTTCGCAGATTACGCAGTTCGGCGAGCACTTCGCCCAGTACACCGCCCCGCTGCAATGGCCATTCACTGATCTGGCCGTTCGGTCGGTGGTGCTCACGCCCAACGTGCTGCAATCCACGCCTCTCACGCTCACAGCCCGTGCCGAAATCCTGAACCTGGGGACGCAGGCCACAGGGCCTTTCATCGTTGCCTTCTACGAGGGCAACCCGCAAAGCGGCGGCGTGCTCAAGGCCCAGGTGCTGGTAGCAGGCGCAGCTGCCCGCTACGACGCCGCGCCTGTCATCGCAGAAGCGTCCTGGCTCACCGCGCCCGGCATCCCCGGCCAGGCTCGCGAGGTGTACGTAGTGGCCGACAGCGCTGGCGCTATCGGCGAGTCCAACGAGGCCAACAACATGGGGATGCGCGCCGTTACCGCCCACGCGCCATTCGCGCGCTACCTGCCCGTGGCGCTGCGCCGATACTGA
- a CDS encoding CDP-alcohol phosphatidyltransferase family protein, with amino-acid sequence MIGERLRKWTYGIVNPVAQAIARTGISPNALTLTGFVMHIGIAYVLSQGWFFWGALLIVFAGIFDALDGAVARAANRVSRFGAFLDSNLDRFSEALMYFGLLLYYIRYGTTLHTILIYAAIIGSLMVSYARARAEGIGVECKEGMLTRFERIAILVLALLLDVVPLALWVLAILTNVTAFQRMYFVWRKTEEKRD; translated from the coding sequence ATGATTGGCGAACGCTTGCGGAAATGGACGTATGGGATTGTGAATCCGGTGGCCCAGGCCATCGCGCGGACGGGCATATCGCCCAACGCGCTGACGCTGACGGGCTTTGTGATGCACATAGGGATCGCCTACGTGCTGTCGCAGGGTTGGTTCTTCTGGGGCGCGCTGCTCATCGTATTCGCGGGCATTTTTGACGCTCTAGACGGCGCGGTCGCCAGGGCCGCAAACCGCGTGAGCCGCTTCGGGGCTTTCCTGGATTCCAACCTGGACCGGTTCTCCGAGGCGCTGATGTACTTCGGGCTGCTGCTGTACTACATTCGCTACGGCACGACGCTGCACACGATCCTCATTTACGCGGCCATCATCGGATCGCTCATGGTCAGTTATGCGCGGGCGCGGGCCGAGGGGATCGGCGTGGAATGCAAGGAAGGCATGCTGACGCGTTTTGAGCGCATTGCTATCCTCGTATTGGCACTCCTGCTGGACGTGGTGCCCCTGGCGCTGTGGGTTCTGGCCATTCTGACGAACGTGACGGCCTTCCAGCGCATGTATTTTGTCTGGCGCAAGACCGAGGAGAAGCGCGACTAG